A genomic stretch from Hypanus sabinus isolate sHypSab1 unplaced genomic scaffold, sHypSab1.hap1 scaffold_382, whole genome shotgun sequence includes:
- the LOC132388692 gene encoding zinc finger protein 239-like produces MAHQRVHTGEKPFICSDCGKGFTRSSDLMAHQRVHTGERPFICTDCGKGFISPSKLKIHQRVHTGERPYTCSDCGKGFTQSSYLLVHQSVHTGERPFTCSECGKGFTQSSTLMAHQRVHSGERLFTCSDCGRGFTRSYKLKVHQRVHTGERPFTCSDCGK; encoded by the coding sequence atggctcaccagcgggttcacactggggagaagccattcatctgctcagactgtgggaaaggattcactcggtcatctgacctaatggctcaccagcgagttcacactggggagaggccgttcatctgcacagactgtgggaaaggattcatttCGCCATctaaactgaagatacatcagagagttcacactggagagaggccatacacctgctcagattgtgggaagggattcactcagtcatcctacctactggtacaccagtcagttcacactggggaaaggccgttcacctgctcagagtgtgggaaaggatttactcaatcatccaccctaatggctcaccagcgagttcatagTGGGGagcggctgttcacctgctcggactgtgggagggggttcACTCGGTCatataaactgaaggtacatcagcgagttcacactggagagaggccattcacctgctcggactgtgggaagtga